The nucleotide window GCCCCCGGGCGGCGGGCGCGTGACCCCGCAGACCGAGCCGCGCTTCTTCCACGGTCCCCCGCTCAACAACTCGCAGGTCAGCGCCGACCTCGCCGGACGCCAGGTCTTCGTCACCACGTTCGATCGCGATCGACGCGTCGGCGTCGTCTACCGTCTCGTCGACGGGCAGATGCGGCTGCTCGCGGGCGGCGCGGCGGAGGCCGGCGCCGCGCCACTCCTGGTCCAGCCCGAGGGCGTCGCGGTCAACCGGGCCGGCCACGTCTTCGTCGCCGACCGTGAGCGCGGCGTCGTGGTGCGGCTCGATGCCGAGGGCCGCGTGCTCGACGGAAGCTTCGCGCGCGTGATGCGGCCGCGCGTCATCGCCATGGACGAGGCCGATCACCTGTGGATCGGGGCCGACTCGGGCGCCGAGGCCCCGTGGCAGCCCGGGCCCGGCCAGATCTGGCGGGTGAGCCCCGAAGGGCAGGCGCGCCTCGTCCTCGAAGGGCCGGTCGCCCAGGGCCTGGCGCCCGGCCCCGGCGGCGTGATGTTCGTGGCCGCCCGTCAGGGCGCGTACGTCTTCGCACTCACACCCGAGGGCGAGCAGATCGTGCTCGCCCGCTTCACCCACGGCGACGCCCCGCGCGCGCTCACCGTGGTGCCGGCCACGCCGGAGACGCGCACCGCCGGCATGGCCGGCGACCTCTTCGTGGCGGTCATCCGCAGCGGCGTGTTCGGGCTCAACGAGATCATCCGCATCACCGGGCCCTTCGCGGATCTGACGTCGCGTCGCCGCTGACCACCGGACGAATCTTCCGCGACGCCGATGTAAGAACTACCCGCCGGGCGCCGCGTTCACCGGTCATTCGCGCGCTCGACCCCGGATTGCCGGTGGCACGTGCCTTGTACCGGTGCAACCGCATGCGACGCTCACGCCGCCGTGGGCTGTGGATCGCGGGCTCGATCGGGCTGCTCGTGGTCGCCGCGGGGATCGCGGTGCGCGTCCTCGACGAGCCGGCGCGCCGCTACCTGGAAGCGGAGGTCAACCGGCGGCTCAGCGGCTACACCGTCTCGATCCCCGGCCTGCGCCTGCATCCGCTCGCCGCCGCCATCGAGATGCGCGAGGCCACGATCGTCCAGAACGACAATCCCGATCCGCCCGTGCTCCACGTGCGCCGGCTCGTCACCAGCGTCGACTGGCGGGCGCTGATCCGGGGGCGCGTGGTGGCCGACGTGCTGTTCGACCATCCCACCGTGCACCTCGACCTGCGCCAGGTGCGCACCGAGGCCGCCGATCGCACGCCGGTCGAGCAGCGCGGCTGGCAGGAGGCGCTCGAAGCCCTCACGCTCGATCTCAAGATCAACCGGCTGCGCGTCCGGCAGGGCGACGTGACCTACGTCGATCGCGGCCCGTTCAAGCCGCTCCACCTCGGTCATTTGAAGATCCAGGCCGACAACATCCGCAACATCCGCTCGGCGGAGCGCACCTATCCGTCCGACGTCCAGGTCGAAGGCGTGGCGTTCGAGCAGGGCCAGATCTGGCTGGACGGGCACGCCGACTTCCTCGCGACGCCGTATCCCGGCGTGGAGGGCTCGCTCTGGCTCGAGCGGATCGCGCTCGACTACTTCCGGCCCCTCACCAACCGCTACAACGTGTCGGTGCGGAACGGCACGCTCTCGCTGGAGGGCCGCTTCGAGGTCGGCCCGAAGATCACGCGGGTGTCGCTCGACCAGGTGCGCGTGCAGGGGGTGGCCCTGGAATACACGCACACCCGCGAGACCGCGGGCGCCGAGCAGGCGCGGGTCGAGCAGACCGCCGAAGTGGCGCGTCGGGCCACCAGGACGCCGAGCGCGCAGCTGGCCATCGAGCGCCTCGACGTCACCGCCAGCACGTTCGGCTTCGTGAACCGGGCGGCCAGCCCGCCCTACCGGCTCCGGCTCACCGATACCGACATCTCGCTGCGGCACCTGAGCAGCCAGCCGCGCGACGGCCACGCCTCCATCGCGCTGCGCGGGCAGCTGATGGGCAAGGGGCCGACCCGCATCACCGCCTCGGTGAAGACGCGCCCGGGGCGCGCCGATCTCGACATCACCACCCGCATCGAGGACGCCGACCTGCCGCGGCTCAGCAACGTGGTCCGTGCCCACGGCGGCGTCGGCGTGACCCAGGGCGCGCTCTCCCTCTACTCCGAGCTGAAGGTCGAGAACGGCACCATCGAGGGCTACGTCAAGCCGCTCGTCAAGGACATCCGCGTCGGCGACGACGGCTCGGCCGAGGGCGACCGCAGCCTGAAGCGCCGGCTGTACGAGGGGATGATGAACGTGGCCGGCAAGGTGCTGAAGAATCACTCGCGCGGCGAGGTCGCCACGGTGGTGCAGGTGTCGGGACCGCTGGAGCGGCCGCACGTGAGCCGCTGGGAGACGATCGGGCGCCTGCTGCAGAACGCCTTCCTCAAGCCGATCGTGCCGGGCCTCGATCCGTCCCGCGCTCCGGGCGGCGAGCGTGCGCCGACTCCGGACGCCCCGGCCGCCGGGACACCCTAGTCGGCGCGCGCGCCGTCCTCGGCCATCACGTCCCGGGCCAGCGCGGTGTCCACCAGATCCTCGTAGCGCTGGCCTTGCCGGATCAGGCCGCCCGAGATCAGGATGCGCTCGAGGTAGTCGTAGCCCTCGCGGCGCAGCAGCGGGTCGCGCGACCACGTGCCCTGCCCCAGGTACCGGGCCACCGCCCGCTCCAGGATCGTCGGCTCGGTGTCGGCGAACGCGGGGGCGACCACCTTGGCGATGGTCGCCGCGTCGTGTCCGGCCAGCCACCGCTGGGTGCGGTACACCGCGCGCGTGAAACGCCGGACGGTGTCGGGCTCGCGCCGGAGGAGCTCGGGCGTGGTCATGTAGGAGGTGAACGGCACCGGCCCGGTGGCCTCGCCCATCGACGCCACCAGATGGCCCGCGCCTTCGGCCAGCAGCTGCTCGACCACCGGCTGCGGCTGCTCGAGGAAGTCTGCCTCTCCGGCCCGGAAGGCGGCGACCGCTTCGGGGGTCGGCCGGTGGCGCTCGATGCGCACCGCGGCCGGGTCGACCCCGTGGGCGCGCAGCACCGTCAGCATGCACTGCCACGGCGTCGGCGCCTCGTGGAAGGAGAGCACCGTCCGCCCGGCGAGATCCGCCCAGCGGAAGCCGGGCCGCGGCGCGCGGCTCAGCAGGAAGAACCCGTTCCGGCTGCAGACCTCCGCGAAGTGCACCACGATCGGTCCGCCGCGGTCGGCCAGCTCGAAGCTGCGCATGAGCCCGCCCAGGCTGATCTGGATGTCGCCGTCGAGCAGCGCGGGCATCGTGGCCTTGCCGAACCGCGCCGCCGGCACCGCGGTGACGTCGAGGCCGGCCTCGCGGAAGTGGCCGAGCGCGACGCCGGCGGGCAGCGGCGCGTAGAACGGGGTGTGAAACGGCATCAGGACCGTCAGCGCCCGGCTCATGGGCGACATCCTAGCACCGGAGCGCTCGCGGTCTGTGAGACCATCGGCGGCGGCATGCGACTACGATGCGGAGATGGAGACGAGCCCGTGATCGGCCCGGCCGCGCGCGCCTGGCTCCTTGCGCTCGCCGCATGCGTGCTCGCCGCCTGCGGCCAGTCTCCGCCGCAGATCGTCTCCTCCGAGCGATTCGTGCTGATCGAGCACATGCAGGTGGTCGGCTCCTGCGCCGAGGAGGGCGCCGCCGCATCGCCGGTGCGGTACGCGGGCTACGTCGATCGCTGGCGCGACACCCAGAAGAGCCAGGAGCTGCTGCAGGGGTCGGTCACCGCGGTGGAGCGCTTTCGCGAGCCGGCCGGCCAGAAGACCCAGGCGCCGTACTTCATCCAGTTCGGCGACGTCGGCGCTCCGAAGATCGAGGGGCAGCGGATCGTGCTGAAAGGCCTCACCGACGGCACCCGCCAGGCCGGAGCCACGTGCACGCTCGACGTCACGCGGCGGGAGAAGCCGGGCGGCGGGCCCTTGCCGATCAGCCTCCGCAACGCGCTCAGCCTGACCGCACTGGCGATCGGCCTGGTCGCCGGCGTCCGGCTGGTGCGCCACCAGGCGCGCCGCACGATCGCCCCGTTGCTGCTAGGGCTGGCCTTCCTGCTCCAGCTGCTCTCGATCCTGCTGCCCTAGCGGCCAGCGTCACCGGCCGAGCTGACGCTGGCGAGCCGCCGCGAGGTTCCGTCGCGCCTTCTCGTGCGCCGGATTGATCCGCAGCGCCTCCTCGAACTGGCCGATGGCCGGTCCGACCTGGCCGCGCAGCAGCAGCGCCGCGCCCAGGTTGTTGTGCGCGCCCGCGTCGCCGGGGCGCGAGGCGACCTCCTTCTGGAAGAGATCGATCGCCCCCTCGTACTTGCCGTGCTTGAGGAGCATGTAGCCGAGCTGCACGCGCGCCTCGCCGGCCTCGGCGAGCCGGCCCTGGCGCAGTAGCACCACCGCGAGGTTGGCGTGCGCCAGCTCCCATTCGGGGTCGAGGCGGAGCGCGGTCAGGATCTCCCGCTCCGCGTCGGCCAGCCGTCCCGCCTGCAGGTAGGCGAAGCCCAGGTTGTTGTGCGCGATCGACGACCCGGGATCGATCGACAGCACATGGCTCCACAGCGTCTCCGGGTCGCGCCAGATCTGCGTCTGCCTCCACGTCAGCGTGCCGAGGGTCACGAGGCCCGCAACGACCACCACGCCCCCGATGCCCGCCCACCGCCAGGCGCGCGGCGGCCCCTCGGCGCGCCGGGCCAGCCAGCCGACGCCGGCGCCGACGAGCAGCGCGAACCCCAGGCCGGCCAGGTAGCTGTAGCGGGCCGCCACCAGCTGCGGTCCCGACTGCACGAGGCCGCTCACCGGGGCGAGCAGCACCAGGTAGCCGAGCCACACCGCGAGGCCGGCCGGCCATCGCCGCCGCTGCCACAGCAGCACCGCGGTGACCGCGATCACCGCCGCCGCGCTCGCGAGCATCGCCGGGTCCGCGGGATCCACGCGGCGGGGCAGCTGGTAGAGCGGCGAGATCGCGGCGGGCACGACGGTCGTCCACGCGTAGAACGCGACGCCGTAGAGCGCCACCGCGATCCGACTCTCGAGCGGCTGCGGCACCATCATCTCGGCGGCGTGGGTCCGCAGGGCGTAGACGGCCATCCCCGCGCCCGCAATGGCCAGGAGCACGAACGGGATCTTCTCGATGAGGGCCCGGCGCCCCTCCTCGGTCGCCCAGGCTCGCCCGCGGCCGAGCCGCCGCAGCGGGTAGACGTCGAGGATCAGCAGCACCGCGGGCAGCGTCATCACGATGGCCTTCGAGGTGAGCGCCAGCGCGTAGCAGATCAGCGACGCCGCCAGCCACCGGCCCCGGCGGGCCGGCCGGTCCACCGACACCAGATAGGTGAGGACGGTGAGGAGGAGCCAGAGACCGGACAGCACGTCGCGCCGCTCGGTCGCCCACGCGACGGATTCGACGCGCAGCGGGTGGATCGCGAAGAACAGCGCGGCCGCGAGGGCGCCCAGGCGGAGCGCGATCTCGCTGTCGCCGGTCGCCGCCCGGAGCAGCCGACGCGCGACGAAGTACAGCGCCGCCGCCGCGCCGGCGTGCACCAGCAGGTTGGTCAAGTGGTAGCCGAAGGGCCTCATCCCCCAGATCACGTAGTCGGTGCCAAACGTCAGCCACGTGAAGGGAATCCAGTGCCCCATCAGCGTCGTCGTGAGCATCCAGCGCAGCTGCGACCACCCGAGCCCGCGGAAGTCGGGGTTGTTCACCAGGTTGCGATCGTCGTCCCAGTCGAGGAACTGATGCCCGAGGGTCGGCCAGAACACCGCGAGGGTGACGACCACGCAGAGCAGTGGCGGGACGATGCGCCAGAGCGCCGACGGGGGCTGTGCGGCCTCGGCCGGCGAGGCCGGGCGCCCGGCTACCGTGGCGGAGGTCGGCCGCGGCGGGGGTACGGCGGGGGCCGCGGAGCCGGCGCGACCGGCTGGTCGCGCGCGGCTCCGTCGTCGGCCCACCTACTCGGTCAGGCTTTCAGCTGATCGCGGATCGGCAGCGTCCGGATGCGCTTCCCGGTCGCGGCGAAGATCGCGTTGCAGAGCGCCGGCGGGATGGGCGGCACGCCCGGCTCACCCACTCCGCCCATCGGCTGGGCGTAGTCCCCCGGGATGATGTACACGCGCGTCTCGCGGGGCGCCCCGGACATGCGCGTGACCTCGTACTGGTGGAAGTTCTCCTGCTCGGCTTTCCCGCCCTTGAACGTCATCTCGCCGAGCGTCGCGATGCCCAGCCCCATGATGGCCGCGCCCTGCATCTGGGCGCGCACGCGGTCCGGGTTCACCGTGGCGCCGCAATCGATGGCGATGTCGATGCGGGGAACCGTGATCACCCCTTGATTGTCCACCTCGACCTCCACCACCGACGCCACGTACGACACGAAGCTGTAGTGCGCGGCGATGCCGAGGCCGCGGCCCTTGGGCATCTGACGCCCCCAGCCGGCCTCGCGGGCCACCGTCTCCACCACGCGACGGAGCCGTCCGGTGTCGACCGGATACAGCTCCGGGTTCTCACCGTGATTCCACTTGTCGGACAGCTGCTCCGGGCTGATGCGCCGGGCCGGCCCGATGACCTCCAGCAGATAATCCTTCGGGTCGCGTCCCGCCGCGGCGGCCAGCTCGGCCACGAACGACTGCACCGCGAAGGCGTGGGGGATGTTCGAGACGGAGCGGAACCAACCGATTCTGGTGTGCGCGACCGCCTCGGGATTCTCGATGCGGACGCTCTTGATGTCGAACGGCACGTTGATGACGCCCATCGCCAGCTCGAGGTCGGCCTCGTTCTTGGCCCCCTCGACGAAGGTCGAGAAGATGGTGGGCGCCACGCTGCGGTGCAGCCAGGCGACCGGCTTGTTCTGCGCGTCGAGGCCGGCCTCGAGATGCTCCACCGAGACGGTGTGGAAGTAGTTGTTGACCAGGTCGTCTTCTCGGGTCCACGTCAGCTTCACCGGCTTGCCGTCCATCGCCTTCGAGACCACCGCGGCCTCGATGGCGAAGTCGGGCTTCGACTTCCGGCCGAACCCGCCGCCCAGCAGCGTCACGTTGACCGTCACGTCCTCGGGCTTCATGCCGAGCCGCTTGGCGATCAGGTCCTTCGTCGCCTGCGGGGACTGCACGCAGCCCCACACCTCGGCCTTGCCGTTGACGATGCGCACCGTCGCGGCCGGCGGCTCCATCGGCGCATGCGAGAGGTGCGGGATGTAGTACTCGGCCTCGACCTTCTTCGCGGCCCCGGCCAGGTCGCTGTCGAGGTTGCCGTTGTCGCGCACGACCTTGCCCGGCTTGCGCGCCGACTCCTGCATGGAGACCTTGTAGGCCGGCGTGTCGTAGGAGCCGTTGGGGCCGTCGTTCCAGACCACCTTGAGGGCCTTGCGGCCCTGGATGGCGGACCAGGTGTTCGTGGCCACCACCGCGACGCCGCCCAGCGGGTTGAAGTGCGCCGGGGCCGGGCTCTGGTCGATCTCGACCACCTTCACCACGCCGGGGACCTTGAGCGTGGCGGCCGCGTCATAGCTCTGCACCTTCCCGCCGTAGACCGGCGGACGGGCCACCACCGCGTAGAGCATGCCGGGCAGCCGCGTATCGATGCCGTACATGGCCTTGCCGGTCACGATGTCGCGGCCGTCGACCAGCTTGAGCTGACCCTTGCCGATGTAGCGGAACTGCGAGGGGTCCTTCAGCTTCACGCTGTCCCGGTCCGGGACCGGCTGGGTGGCCGCGGCCTTGGCCAGTGCGCCGTAGCCCAGGCGCCGGCCGCTCTTGGCGTGGACGACCTCGTGGTTCTTGGCCTGCACCTCGCCGACCGGGACGCCCCACCTGGCCGCCGCGGCGGATTCCAGCATGGTGCGAGCCGCCGCGCCGCAACGCCGCATCGGCGTGAAGAAATGCCGCGTGCTGCGGGAGCCGTCGGTGTCCTGGTTGCCGAAGCGCTTCTCGTCGCCCGTGGCCTGCTTGATCTTGACGCGCTTCCAGTCGGCCTCGAGCTCGTCGGCCACGATCATCGGCATGCTGGTGCGCACGCCCTGCCCCATCTCGGAGCGATGGCAGGTGATCGTGACGGTGCCGTCCTCGCCGATGGCCACGAACACGAGCGGATCGTCCACCCACCCGTTGGGCATGCCGTCGCGTCCGTACTTCGGCGGATCGGCCGCGCGCGCGGCGGAGGCGAACCCGGCGGCGAGCACCAGCCCGCCCACCGCGCCGGTGCCCTGCAGGAACCGCCGGCGGCTGATGTTGGCGATCACTGTCTCGGGCGCGCGTCCCGGCCGGGTCTCGGCCGAGAGTGAATCCGGCCGCCGGGGCCTCATCGCGCCGCTCCCGGCTGCGCGGCAGCCTGCTTGATCGCCTCCCGGATCCGGACGTACGTCCCGCAGCGGCAGATGTTGCCGCTCATCGCCTCGTCGATCTCGGTATCGGTCGGCTTCTTGGTGCGCTTGAGCAGCGCCGTCGCGGCCATGACCTGGCCGGCCTGGCAGTACCCGCACTGCGGCACGCCCATGTCGACCCAGGCGGCCTGCACCGCGCGGCCGACCGGATCGGTGCCGACGGCCTCGATGGTCGTCACCTTGGCGCCCGAGACCGCCGAGATCGGCGTCATGCAGGCGCGGACGGGCTGCCCGTTGACGTGCACGGTACACGCG belongs to Candidatus Methylomirabilota bacterium and includes:
- a CDS encoding DUF748 domain-containing protein — its product is MRRSRRRGLWIAGSIGLLVVAAGIAVRVLDEPARRYLEAEVNRRLSGYTVSIPGLRLHPLAAAIEMREATIVQNDNPDPPVLHVRRLVTSVDWRALIRGRVVADVLFDHPTVHLDLRQVRTEAADRTPVEQRGWQEALEALTLDLKINRLRVRQGDVTYVDRGPFKPLHLGHLKIQADNIRNIRSAERTYPSDVQVEGVAFEQGQIWLDGHADFLATPYPGVEGSLWLERIALDYFRPLTNRYNVSVRNGTLSLEGRFEVGPKITRVSLDQVRVQGVALEYTHTRETAGAEQARVEQTAEVARRATRTPSAQLAIERLDVTASTFGFVNRAASPPYRLRLTDTDISLRHLSSQPRDGHASIALRGQLMGKGPTRITASVKTRPGRADLDITTRIEDADLPRLSNVVRAHGGVGVTQGALSLYSELKVENGTIEGYVKPLVKDIRVGDDGSAEGDRSLKRRLYEGMMNVAGKVLKNHSRGEVATVVQVSGPLERPHVSRWETIGRLLQNAFLKPIVPGLDPSRAPGGERAPTPDAPAAGTP
- a CDS encoding ABC transporter substrate-binding protein, producing MSRALTVLMPFHTPFYAPLPAGVALGHFREAGLDVTAVPAARFGKATMPALLDGDIQISLGGLMRSFELADRGGPIVVHFAEVCSRNGFFLLSRAPRPGFRWADLAGRTVLSFHEAPTPWQCMLTVLRAHGVDPAAVRIERHRPTPEAVAAFRAGEADFLEQPQPVVEQLLAEGAGHLVASMGEATGPVPFTSYMTTPELLRREPDTVRRFTRAVYRTQRWLAGHDAATIAKVVAPAFADTEPTILERAVARYLGQGTWSRDPLLRREGYDYLERILISGGLIRQGQRYEDLVDTALARDVMAEDGARAD
- a CDS encoding tetratricopeptide repeat protein; the encoded protein is MVVTLAVFWPTLGHQFLDWDDDRNLVNNPDFRGLGWSQLRWMLTTTLMGHWIPFTWLTFGTDYVIWGMRPFGYHLTNLLVHAGAAAALYFVARRLLRAATGDSEIALRLGALAAALFFAIHPLRVESVAWATERRDVLSGLWLLLTVLTYLVSVDRPARRGRWLAASLICYALALTSKAIVMTLPAVLLILDVYPLRRLGRGRAWATEEGRRALIEKIPFVLLAIAGAGMAVYALRTHAAEMMVPQPLESRIAVALYGVAFYAWTTVVPAAISPLYQLPRRVDPADPAMLASAAAVIAVTAVLLWQRRRWPAGLAVWLGYLVLLAPVSGLVQSGPQLVAARYSYLAGLGFALLVGAGVGWLARRAEGPPRAWRWAGIGGVVVVAGLVTLGTLTWRQTQIWRDPETLWSHVLSIDPGSSIAHNNLGFAYLQAGRLADAEREILTALRLDPEWELAHANLAVVLLRQGRLAEAGEARVQLGYMLLKHGKYEGAIDLFQKEVASRPGDAGAHNNLGAALLLRGQVGPAIGQFEEALRINPAHEKARRNLAAARQRQLGR
- a CDS encoding xanthine dehydrogenase family protein molybdopterin-binding subunit, encoding MRPRRPDSLSAETRPGRAPETVIANISRRRFLQGTGAVGGLVLAAGFASAARAADPPKYGRDGMPNGWVDDPLVFVAIGEDGTVTITCHRSEMGQGVRTSMPMIVADELEADWKRVKIKQATGDEKRFGNQDTDGSRSTRHFFTPMRRCGAAARTMLESAAAARWGVPVGEVQAKNHEVVHAKSGRRLGYGALAKAAATQPVPDRDSVKLKDPSQFRYIGKGQLKLVDGRDIVTGKAMYGIDTRLPGMLYAVVARPPVYGGKVQSYDAAATLKVPGVVKVVEIDQSPAPAHFNPLGGVAVVATNTWSAIQGRKALKVVWNDGPNGSYDTPAYKVSMQESARKPGKVVRDNGNLDSDLAGAAKKVEAEYYIPHLSHAPMEPPAATVRIVNGKAEVWGCVQSPQATKDLIAKRLGMKPEDVTVNVTLLGGGFGRKSKPDFAIEAAVVSKAMDGKPVKLTWTREDDLVNNYFHTVSVEHLEAGLDAQNKPVAWLHRSVAPTIFSTFVEGAKNEADLELAMGVINVPFDIKSVRIENPEAVAHTRIGWFRSVSNIPHAFAVQSFVAELAAAAGRDPKDYLLEVIGPARRISPEQLSDKWNHGENPELYPVDTGRLRRVVETVAREAGWGRQMPKGRGLGIAAHYSFVSYVASVVEVEVDNQGVITVPRIDIAIDCGATVNPDRVRAQMQGAAIMGLGIATLGEMTFKGGKAEQENFHQYEVTRMSGAPRETRVYIIPGDYAQPMGGVGEPGVPPIPPALCNAIFAATGKRIRTLPIRDQLKA
- a CDS encoding (2Fe-2S)-binding protein encodes the protein MTSVTVNGRPYKVNLPDDTPLLWALRDELGLTGTKFGCGMALCGACTVHVNGQPVRACMTPISAVSGAKVTTIEAVGTDPVGRAVQAAWVDMGVPQCGYCQAGQVMAATALLKRTKKPTDTEIDEAMSGNICRCGTYVRIREAIKQAAAQPGAAR